A genomic stretch from Styela clava chromosome 5, kaStyClav1.hap1.2, whole genome shotgun sequence includes:
- the LOC120343987 gene encoding cyclic nucleotide-gated channel alpha-2-like isoform X1: MSSIKSKPAKNFSCEQSNSKSYTTKKSMPAFCDSVHLDINKFPSSTRMIKLLNPFGFHGRIQNWIKRRTSKVDDIKQDSFIVRINGPSSISHSGESSFGENNVFQNTTKRRWIIDPSELFYFWWLVIITVAIKYNAYFVIARSCFPDLQTDYYQLWIALDYVFDGIYVIDMIVKLRTGFLEQGMLVQDTERLKQRYKKSLQFKFDVVSILPTDILYIFIGSNVSICRLIRILRFSRAFEFFERAETRTAFPNFFRISILVLYIIVIIHWNACIYYALSSAIGFGTDGWVYPNVTIYPYNTLSRKYIYSVYWSTITMTTIGETPTPEQDIEYVFQIFDFLIGVLIFATIVGNVGSMISNMNAAKTEFQSRMDAVKQYMQFREVSNSLQQRVIKWFDYLRTNKKSADERKILSTLPDKLRAEIAINVHLETLKRVSLFRDCEPGLLIELVLRLSPQVFSPGDYICRKGDIGKEMYIVKEGKLAVMADDGVTQLCVLGDGAYFGEISILNIPGNKTGNRRTANVKSLGYSDLFCLSKDDLLQVLADYPEAKKVLEANGRQMLMKDGLVDNAVKDDEEDSVLADIVQKYDRLEKSLQKLRLQFSRMMAEHIATETDLKLRIYNLESKSNTD, from the exons ATGTCTTCAATAAAAAGTAAACCAGCGAAAAACTTTTCATGTGAGCAATCAAATAGCAAAAGTTATACCACGAAAAAAAG CATGCCAGCATTTTGCGATTCAGTCCACCTAGATATTAACAAATTTCCTTCTTCCACCAGAATGATAAAACTGCTAAATCCATTTGGTTTTCATGGAAG aaTACAAAACTGGATTAAAAGGAGAACAAGTAAAGTTGATGACATTAAACAAGACTCTTTCATTGTTCGTATCAATGGACCTTCAAGTATTTCTCATTCGGGGGAATCTTCTTTTGGAGAAAA TAATGTTTTTCAAAACACGACTAAACGACGTTGGATCATCGACCCTTCGGAACTATTCTACTTCTGGTGGCTGGTTATTATTACAGTAGCAATTAAATACAACGCATATTTTGTGATTGCGAGATCATGCTTTCCCGACTTACAAACCGATTATTACCAACTATGGATCGCTCTTGATTATGTCTTCGATGGAATATACGTTATTGATATGATCGTAAAATTAAGAACAG GATTTCTGGAACAAGGTATGCTGGTTCAAGACACGGAAAGGTTGAAACAACGCTATAAAAAGAGTTTGCAATTCAAATTCGATGTTGTATCAATTTTACCAACGGATATCTTGTATATTTTTATAGGTTCTAATGTATCAATATGCAg ACTGATTCGAATTCTTCGATTTTCTCGAGCATTCGAATTTTTCGAACGTGCAGAAACTAGAACGgcttttccaaatttttttcgaatatcgATTCTTGTGCTGTATATTATCGTTATTATCCACTGGAACGCATGCATTTATTATGCTCTATCCAGTGCTATTGG gTTTGGAACTGACGGGTGGGTTTATCCAAATGTAACAATATATCCCTACAACACCCTTTCTCGAAAATACATCTACAGCGTTTATTGGTCAACAATTACCATGACAACAATTGGAGAAACCCCAACGCCAGAACAAGACATTGAATATGTATTTCAG atcTTTGATTTTCTCATTGGAGTTCTGATATTCGCAACTATTGTTGGTAATGTTGGTTCAATGATTAGCAATATGAATGCCGCAAAAACTGAATTTCAAAGCCGAATGGACGCAGTGAAACAATACATGCAG TTTCGGGAAGTTAGTAATTCCCTTCAACAACGAGTGATAAAATGGTTCGACTACTTACGAACAAATAAAAAATCTGCCGACGAACGTAAAATACTCTCAACACTTCCTGATAAACTTAGAGCTGAAATAGCTATCAACGTTCAtttagaaacattgaaaagagTATCGCTGTTTCGG GATTGTGAACCTGGTTTACTCATTGAACTCGTTCTGAGACTCAGTCCTCAAGTGTTCAGTCCAGGAGATTATATTTGCAGGAAGGGAGATATTGGCAAAGAAATGTACATTGTAAAAGAAG GTAAACTAGCAGTTATGGCAGACGACGGCGTAACGCAGTTATGCGTACTTGGAGATGGAGCGTACTTTGGGGAAATCAGTATCCTTAATATTCCCGGAAATAAAACAGGAAATCGCAGAACTGCTAACGTGAAAAGTCTTGG ATACTCGGATTTATTTTGTCTATCCAAAGATGATTTATTACAAGTACTGGCCGATTATCCTGAAGCTAAAAAAGTATTAGAAGCTAACGGAAGGCAAATGTTGATGAAAGACGGACTCGTCGATAATGCAGTTAAAGAC GACGAAGAAGATTCAGTTCTCGCagatattgttcaaaaatacGACCGGTTAGAGAAATCGCTTCAGAAATTACGACTTCAATTTTCACGAATGATGGCAGAACACATTGCAACGGAAACGGATCTAAAACTAAGAATCTATAACTTAGAGTCAAAATCAAACACAGattaa
- the LOC120343987 gene encoding cyclic nucleotide-gated channel alpha-2-like isoform X2, which translates to MSSIKSKPAKNFSCEQSNSKSYTTKKRIQNWIKRRTSKVDDIKQDSFIVRINGPSSISHSGESSFGENNVFQNTTKRRWIIDPSELFYFWWLVIITVAIKYNAYFVIARSCFPDLQTDYYQLWIALDYVFDGIYVIDMIVKLRTGFLEQGMLVQDTERLKQRYKKSLQFKFDVVSILPTDILYIFIGSNVSICRLIRILRFSRAFEFFERAETRTAFPNFFRISILVLYIIVIIHWNACIYYALSSAIGFGTDGWVYPNVTIYPYNTLSRKYIYSVYWSTITMTTIGETPTPEQDIEYVFQIFDFLIGVLIFATIVGNVGSMISNMNAAKTEFQSRMDAVKQYMQFREVSNSLQQRVIKWFDYLRTNKKSADERKILSTLPDKLRAEIAINVHLETLKRVSLFRDCEPGLLIELVLRLSPQVFSPGDYICRKGDIGKEMYIVKEGKLAVMADDGVTQLCVLGDGAYFGEISILNIPGNKTGNRRTANVKSLGYSDLFCLSKDDLLQVLADYPEAKKVLEANGRQMLMKDGLVDNAVKDDEEDSVLADIVQKYDRLEKSLQKLRLQFSRMMAEHIATETDLKLRIYNLESKSNTD; encoded by the exons ATGTCTTCAATAAAAAGTAAACCAGCGAAAAACTTTTCATGTGAGCAATCAAATAGCAAAAGTTATACCACGAAAAAAAG aaTACAAAACTGGATTAAAAGGAGAACAAGTAAAGTTGATGACATTAAACAAGACTCTTTCATTGTTCGTATCAATGGACCTTCAAGTATTTCTCATTCGGGGGAATCTTCTTTTGGAGAAAA TAATGTTTTTCAAAACACGACTAAACGACGTTGGATCATCGACCCTTCGGAACTATTCTACTTCTGGTGGCTGGTTATTATTACAGTAGCAATTAAATACAACGCATATTTTGTGATTGCGAGATCATGCTTTCCCGACTTACAAACCGATTATTACCAACTATGGATCGCTCTTGATTATGTCTTCGATGGAATATACGTTATTGATATGATCGTAAAATTAAGAACAG GATTTCTGGAACAAGGTATGCTGGTTCAAGACACGGAAAGGTTGAAACAACGCTATAAAAAGAGTTTGCAATTCAAATTCGATGTTGTATCAATTTTACCAACGGATATCTTGTATATTTTTATAGGTTCTAATGTATCAATATGCAg ACTGATTCGAATTCTTCGATTTTCTCGAGCATTCGAATTTTTCGAACGTGCAGAAACTAGAACGgcttttccaaatttttttcgaatatcgATTCTTGTGCTGTATATTATCGTTATTATCCACTGGAACGCATGCATTTATTATGCTCTATCCAGTGCTATTGG gTTTGGAACTGACGGGTGGGTTTATCCAAATGTAACAATATATCCCTACAACACCCTTTCTCGAAAATACATCTACAGCGTTTATTGGTCAACAATTACCATGACAACAATTGGAGAAACCCCAACGCCAGAACAAGACATTGAATATGTATTTCAG atcTTTGATTTTCTCATTGGAGTTCTGATATTCGCAACTATTGTTGGTAATGTTGGTTCAATGATTAGCAATATGAATGCCGCAAAAACTGAATTTCAAAGCCGAATGGACGCAGTGAAACAATACATGCAG TTTCGGGAAGTTAGTAATTCCCTTCAACAACGAGTGATAAAATGGTTCGACTACTTACGAACAAATAAAAAATCTGCCGACGAACGTAAAATACTCTCAACACTTCCTGATAAACTTAGAGCTGAAATAGCTATCAACGTTCAtttagaaacattgaaaagagTATCGCTGTTTCGG GATTGTGAACCTGGTTTACTCATTGAACTCGTTCTGAGACTCAGTCCTCAAGTGTTCAGTCCAGGAGATTATATTTGCAGGAAGGGAGATATTGGCAAAGAAATGTACATTGTAAAAGAAG GTAAACTAGCAGTTATGGCAGACGACGGCGTAACGCAGTTATGCGTACTTGGAGATGGAGCGTACTTTGGGGAAATCAGTATCCTTAATATTCCCGGAAATAAAACAGGAAATCGCAGAACTGCTAACGTGAAAAGTCTTGG ATACTCGGATTTATTTTGTCTATCCAAAGATGATTTATTACAAGTACTGGCCGATTATCCTGAAGCTAAAAAAGTATTAGAAGCTAACGGAAGGCAAATGTTGATGAAAGACGGACTCGTCGATAATGCAGTTAAAGAC GACGAAGAAGATTCAGTTCTCGCagatattgttcaaaaatacGACCGGTTAGAGAAATCGCTTCAGAAATTACGACTTCAATTTTCACGAATGATGGCAGAACACATTGCAACGGAAACGGATCTAAAACTAAGAATCTATAACTTAGAGTCAAAATCAAACACAGattaa